One Mycolicibacterium fortuitum subsp. fortuitum genomic window carries:
- the ureG gene encoding urease accessory protein UreG: MPPHFLDGEPHSHLDRPKRVRQPGEPLRIGVGGPVGSGKTALVAALCRQLRDELSLAVLTNDIYTTEDADFLRRHAVLPDERIAAVQTGGCPHTAIRDDITANLDAIDDLIEANPALDLILVESGGDNLTATFSSGLVDVQIFVIDVAGGDKVPRKGGPGVTFSDLLVVNKTDLAPMVGADLDVMRRDAAKVRADRPTALISLTEDPTAGPVLAWVREQLEAAQALSA, encoded by the coding sequence ATGCCACCGCATTTCCTCGACGGCGAACCCCACTCCCACCTGGACCGGCCCAAGCGGGTCCGTCAACCCGGCGAGCCGCTGCGCATCGGTGTCGGCGGTCCGGTCGGGTCGGGAAAGACCGCGCTGGTGGCGGCGTTGTGCCGGCAACTGCGCGACGAGCTCTCGCTGGCCGTGCTCACCAACGACATCTACACCACCGAGGACGCCGACTTCCTACGCCGACACGCGGTGCTGCCCGACGAGCGCATCGCCGCGGTCCAGACCGGGGGATGTCCGCACACCGCGATCCGCGACGACATCACTGCCAACCTCGACGCGATCGACGATCTGATCGAGGCCAACCCGGCGCTGGACCTGATCCTCGTCGAATCCGGTGGCGACAACCTCACCGCGACGTTCTCGTCGGGTCTGGTCGACGTGCAGATCTTCGTGATCGACGTGGCCGGGGGAGACAAGGTGCCGCGCAAGGGCGGTCCCGGCGTGACGTTCTCGGACCTGTTGGTGGTCAACAAGACCGACCTGGCCCCGATGGTGGGCGCAGATCTGGACGTGATGCGCCGCGATGCGGCCAAGGTGCGAGCAGACCGCCCGACGGCGCTGATCTCACTGACCGAGGATCCGACCGCGGGCCCGGTACTGGCCTGGGTGCGTGAGCAGTTGGAGGCAGCGCAGGCGCTGTCGGCGTGA
- a CDS encoding urease accessory protein UreF, producing the protein MSSLATLLTLADSRLPTGGHVHSGGVEEAVTSGLLTDVATLRAYLVRRIRTSGLVTASLAVAVHTGDLDPAVADAETDARTPAPAARDASRAQGRGLVRLARRVWPHQAWEVLGSRPHLAVAAGAVGAAAGLDPGETALSVVYTTMTGSATAAQRLLALDPADVAALTFELSGLCDAVAGEAVTGPADLSDPLLDVLAQRHTERDRPLFVS; encoded by the coding sequence ATGAGCAGCCTGGCAACGCTTCTCACCTTGGCCGACTCGCGACTGCCGACCGGCGGGCACGTGCACTCCGGCGGCGTCGAGGAAGCGGTCACCAGTGGCCTGCTCACCGATGTCGCCACCTTGCGGGCCTATCTGGTCCGGCGCATCCGTACCAGCGGCTTGGTCACCGCGTCGCTGGCAGTGGCCGTACACACCGGCGATCTGGATCCCGCGGTAGCCGATGCCGAAACCGATGCCCGCACACCGGCTCCGGCGGCGCGCGACGCCTCCCGAGCCCAGGGCCGGGGATTGGTGCGGCTCGCCAGACGGGTCTGGCCTCACCAGGCATGGGAGGTTCTGGGTTCGCGGCCACATCTGGCGGTCGCGGCCGGTGCGGTCGGGGCCGCAGCCGGTCTGGATCCGGGTGAGACAGCGTTGTCGGTCGTGTACACCACGATGACCGGGTCGGCCACCGCGGCGCAGCGGTTGCTCGCGCTGGACCCCGCCGACGTCGCGGCCCTGACCTTCGAGCTGTCGGGGCTTTGCGATGCGGTGGCGGGGGAAGCGGTCACCGGCCCGGCGGACCTGTCCGACCCCTTGCTCGACGTCCTGGCGCAGCGTCACACCGAACGCGACCGGCCGCTGTTCGTCTCCTGA
- a CDS encoding urease subunit alpha, with translation MTELTRARYAALFGPTTGDRIRLADTDLFIEITEDRSGGPGLAGDEAVFGGGKVLRESMGQSRATRADGAPDTVITGAVIIDHWGIIKADIGIRDGRIVAIGKAGNPDIMTGVHPDLVVGPSTEIIAGNGRILTAGAIDCHVHLICPQIMEEALGGGITTIVAGGTGPAEGSKATTVTPGAWHLARMLESLDSWPLNVALLGKGNTVSAEAMWEQLRAGAAGFKLHEDWGTTPAAIDACLTVAEAAGVQVNIHTDTLNEAGFVEDTLSAIKGRGIHAYHTEGAGGGHAPDIITVAAHPNVLPSSTNPTRPHTVNTLDEHLDMLMVCHHLNPSVAEDLAFAESRIRPSTIAAEDLLHDIGAISMIGSDSQAMGRVGEVVLRTWQTAHVMKRRRGALEGDGPADNNRVRRYVAKYTICPAVAHGLDREVGSVEVGKLADLVLWEPAFFGVRPHAVIKGGMIAWAAMGDANASIPTPQPVLPRPMFGASPAAAAATSVHFVAPQAVDDGLADRLDIRRKLVAVNNVRRVGKAQMPLNDAMPDIEVEPDTFTVRIDGQVWQEQPAVELPMAQRYFLF, from the coding sequence ATGACCGAATTGACCCGGGCGCGCTACGCGGCGCTGTTCGGCCCCACCACGGGCGACCGGATCCGGTTGGCCGACACCGACCTGTTCATCGAGATCACCGAGGACCGCAGCGGCGGCCCGGGTCTGGCCGGTGACGAGGCGGTGTTCGGCGGTGGCAAGGTGCTGCGAGAGTCGATGGGGCAGTCGAGAGCCACCCGTGCAGACGGGGCGCCCGACACGGTCATCACCGGCGCGGTGATCATCGACCACTGGGGAATCATCAAGGCCGACATCGGTATCCGCGACGGTCGCATCGTGGCCATCGGCAAGGCGGGAAACCCCGACATCATGACCGGTGTCCACCCCGATCTGGTGGTCGGGCCGTCCACCGAGATCATCGCAGGCAACGGCCGGATCCTGACCGCCGGAGCGATCGACTGCCATGTGCACCTGATCTGTCCGCAGATCATGGAAGAGGCTCTCGGCGGGGGCATCACCACCATCGTGGCCGGCGGTACCGGTCCGGCCGAGGGCAGCAAGGCCACCACGGTAACCCCGGGCGCGTGGCACCTGGCCAGGATGCTGGAGTCGCTGGACTCATGGCCGCTCAACGTCGCGCTGCTGGGCAAGGGAAACACCGTCAGCGCCGAGGCCATGTGGGAGCAGTTGCGTGCCGGCGCAGCGGGGTTCAAGCTGCACGAGGACTGGGGCACCACGCCGGCGGCCATCGACGCCTGTCTTACGGTCGCCGAAGCTGCCGGTGTCCAGGTCAACATCCACACCGACACCCTCAACGAGGCCGGTTTCGTCGAGGACACCCTGTCGGCGATCAAGGGCCGCGGCATCCACGCCTACCACACAGAGGGGGCCGGCGGCGGGCACGCGCCCGACATCATCACCGTCGCCGCGCACCCGAATGTGCTTCCCAGCTCGACCAATCCGACCCGTCCGCACACGGTCAACACGCTCGACGAGCACCTAGACATGCTCATGGTGTGTCATCACCTCAATCCGAGTGTGGCCGAGGATCTCGCGTTCGCCGAGAGCCGGATCCGGCCGTCGACGATCGCCGCGGAGGACCTGCTGCACGACATCGGGGCCATCTCGATGATCGGCAGTGACTCGCAGGCGATGGGTCGGGTCGGCGAAGTGGTGCTGCGGACGTGGCAGACCGCGCATGTGATGAAGCGCAGGCGTGGCGCGCTGGAAGGAGATGGTCCGGCCGACAACAACCGGGTCCGCCGATATGTCGCGAAATACACCATCTGCCCGGCCGTCGCGCACGGCCTCGACCGGGAGGTCGGTTCAGTGGAGGTCGGCAAGCTCGCCGACCTCGTGCTGTGGGAACCGGCGTTCTTCGGAGTCCGCCCGCATGCGGTGATCAAGGGCGGCATGATCGCCTGGGCCGCGATGGGCGATGCGAATGCTTCGATACCGACGCCGCAGCCGGTGTTGCCGCGCCCGATGTTCGGGGCGTCCCCGGCTGCGGCAGCGGCCACCTCGGTGCACTTCGTCGCCCCGCAGGCCGTTGACGACGGCCTGGCGGACAGGCTGGATATTCGTCGCAAGTTGGTCGCGGTGAACAACGTTCGCCGGGTCGGCAAGGCGCAGATGCCGCTCAATGACGCGATGCCCGACATCGAGGTGGAACCGGACACCTTCACCGTGCGGATCGACGGACAGGTGTGGCAGGAACAGCCCGCGGTCGAACTGCCCATGGCCCAGCGATACTTCCTGTTCTAG
- a CDS encoding urease subunit beta, with translation MIPGEIVFGEGDIALNAGAPRLILDVVNTGDRPVQVGSHVHLPQANSALDFDRTAARGYRLDIPAGTAVRFEPGVAHRVSLVPLGGTREVHGISLDPPGRLGPA, from the coding sequence ATGATCCCCGGCGAGATCGTGTTCGGTGAGGGCGACATCGCGCTCAATGCCGGTGCGCCACGGCTGATCCTGGATGTCGTGAACACCGGGGACCGACCGGTGCAGGTCGGCAGCCACGTACACCTGCCGCAGGCCAACTCGGCGCTGGACTTCGATCGGACCGCGGCCCGCGGGTATCGGCTCGACATCCCGGCCGGAACCGCCGTTCGGTTCGAACCAGGTGTGGCCCACCGTGTTTCACTGGTGCCGCTCGGCGGCACGCGTGAGGTGCACGGCATCAGTCTCGACCCGCCCGGCCGATTGGGACCCGCATGA
- a CDS encoding urease subunit gamma produces MRLTPHEQDRLLISYAADLARRRQARGLLLNHPEAVAVITDHLLEGARDGRTVAELMVSGREVLSRREVMEGVPEMLHDVQVEATFPDGTKLVTVHNPIA; encoded by the coding sequence ATGCGTTTGACCCCGCATGAGCAGGACCGTCTGCTCATCTCCTATGCCGCAGACCTGGCGCGGCGCAGACAGGCTCGCGGCTTGCTGCTCAACCATCCCGAGGCCGTCGCGGTGATCACCGATCACCTGTTGGAAGGGGCCCGTGACGGTCGCACGGTTGCCGAGCTGATGGTGAGCGGACGCGAGGTACTGTCCCGCCGGGAGGTCATGGAGGGCGTGCCCGAGATGTTGCACGACGTCCAGGTCGAGGCCACTTTCCCCGACGGCACCAAACTGGTCACCGTCCACAACCCGATCGCGTGA
- a CDS encoding PaaI family thioesterase — translation MTTDSTERLGKGFDTELGLTYLELTPDGGRAQLTIHDKLLQPWGIVHGGVYCSIVESLASVSGHIWLSENGGGTVVGVNNNTDFLRAIGSGTVTAISQPIHRGRRQQLWLITITDENDKLVARGQVRLQNIPE, via the coding sequence GTGACCACTGACTCCACCGAACGTCTGGGCAAAGGTTTCGACACCGAACTGGGCCTGACCTATCTCGAGCTCACCCCGGACGGCGGCCGCGCCCAGCTGACGATCCACGACAAGCTGCTGCAGCCCTGGGGCATCGTGCACGGCGGCGTGTACTGCTCGATCGTCGAGAGCCTCGCCAGTGTGTCCGGCCACATCTGGCTGTCGGAGAACGGCGGCGGCACCGTAGTCGGGGTCAACAACAACACAGACTTCCTGCGCGCCATCGGATCCGGGACGGTTACCGCGATCTCCCAGCCCATCCACCGGGGCCGTCGCCAGCAGCTCTGGCTGATCACCATCACCGACGAGAACGACAAGCTGGTGGCGCGTGGTCAGGTGCGCCTGCAGAACATTCCCGAGTAA